The DNA sequence CCGCCGTCGATGCCCGGGAGGCGACCGTCGCCGAGTAGGACGCGTCGTAGAGGGCGGTCCGGATGTTGTCGCTCATCCCGCCGTCGACGCTGACGTAGCTACGGATGCCGTCGACGTCCTTGACGGTGCCGACCTGGTAGAGGGTGAACACCGCCGGACCGATGATCGCCCGGCCCGGCTCGACCGACAGGTGCGGCACGGCCAGCCGCAGCGCCTCGCACTCACTGTCGACGATCTTGTTCATCCGCTTGGCCAGGTCGTGGGCCGGTGCCGGGTCGTCCTGGGTGGTGTAGGCGATGCCGAACCCGCCGCCGAGATCCAGCTCGGGCAGCTCGACGCCGCGCGCGTCGCGGATCTGCGCCTGCAGCGCCAGCACCCGCCGGGCGGACACCTCGAACCCGCTGGTGTCGAAGATCTGCGAACCGATGTGCGAGTGCAGCCCACGCAGCTCCAGCACGCCCTCGTCGAGGATCCGGGCGGCAGCCTCGAAGGCCGCCCCGCCGGCCAGCGAAAAGCCGAACTTCTGGTCCTCATGGGCGGTGGCGATGAACTCGTGGGTGTGCGCCTCCACCCCGACGGTGACCCGGACCAGCACCTTCGGTCGGATCTGCCGGTCGCGGGCCAGCGTGGTCAGCCGGTCGATCTCGTCGAACGAGTCGACGATGATCCGGCCCACCCCGGCGTCCAACGCCCGGGTCAGCTCGGCGAGGCTCTTGTTGTTGCCGTGGAACCCGATCCGCTCCGGCGGCATCCCGGCCGACAGCGCCACCGCCAGCTCACCGCCGGTGCAGACGTCCAGGTGCAGGCCCTCCTCGGCGATGATCCGCACCACCGCCCGGCACAGGAACGCCTTGCCGGCGTAGTAGACGTCCTGGCCGGCGAAGGCGGCCCGGAAGTCGCGGCAGCGGGCCCGCAGGTCCTCCTCGTCGAGCAGGTATGCCGGGGTGCCGTACTCGGCGGCCAGCTCCCGCACGTCCCGACCGCCGACGGTGAGCGCCCCGGCGTCCGCGCGGGTCACCGTCCGTGGCCACAGCTGCGGCAGCAGGGAGTTGACGTCGTCGGGGGTACGCAGCCAGCCCGGCCCCCGGCTACCGAGGTCACCGTGCAGGGCCCCGGCCTCGTGTGCGCGCACGGCTCTACCGTCCTTCGTCGCTCATGGGTCGTGTCAGCCGATTCACATCCGCTCGGGCGCCGAGACGCCGAGCAGGTCCAGGCCGTTGGCGATCACCGTACGGGTGGCGTCGTTGAGCCACAGCCGGGCCCGGTGCCGGTCGGTGATCTCCTCGTCGCCGAGCGGCATGATCCGGCACTTGTCGTAGAACCGGTGGTACGCCCCGGCCAGCTCCTCAAGGTAGCGGGCGATCCGGTGCGGTTCGCGCAGCTCGGCGGCGGAGGCGACCACGGCGGGGAACTCGCCGAGCGCCTTGAGCAGCTCGTTCTCTTTCTCATGGTCGAGCAGCTCGGGCCGGAAGTCGTCCGGTGCGCCCCGCTGCAGCCCCACCTCGGCGGCGTTGCGGGCCACGCTGGCGGTCCGGGCGGCCACGTACTGGACGTAGAAGACCGGGTTGTCGTTCTTCGCCCGGGTCCACCGCTCCACGTCGATGTCGATCGGCGAGTCGGACGAGTAGCGGGCCAGCGCGTACCGGGCGGCGTCGACGCCGATCGCCTCGACCAGGTCCTCCAGGGTGACCACGGTGCCGGCCCGCTTGGACATCCGCACCGGCGTCCCCTCGCGCACCAGGCTCACCAGCTGCCCGATCAGGATCTCCAGGGTCTGATCCGGGTCGTCGCCGAAGCAGGCCGCCATCGCCCGCAACCGGCCGATGTAGCCGTGGTGGTCGGCACCGAGCATGATCACGACCTGGTCGAAGCCACGCTCCCGCTTGTCCAGGTAGTAGGCGCAGTCGGCGGCGAAGTAGGTCCACTCGCCGTTGGACTTGCGCAGCACCCGGTCCTTGTCGTCACCGAAGTCGGTACTACGTAGCCAGGTCGCGCCGTCGCGCTGGTAGGTGCGCCCCTGCTCGCCCAGCCGGGTCAACGCCAGCTCCAGCTCACCCCGGGCGTGCAGGTCCTTCTCGTTGAAGTACGTGTCGAAGTGCACCCCGAACCCGGCCAGCGAAGCCTTGATCTCGTCGAACATCAGCGCCACGCCCTCGACCCGGAACAGCTCCCGGGCGGCGTCGTCGTCGAGGTCGCGGACCTCGGGGTGCTTGGCGGCCACGGCACCGGCGATGTCGGCGATGTACGCCCCGCCGTACCCGTCCTCGGGCGCCGCCTCGCCCCGCGCGGCGGCCAGCAACGACTTGGCGAACCGGTCGATCTGGGAGCCGGCGTCGTTGAAGTAGTACTCGGTGCCGACATCGGCCCCGGTGGCCCGCAGGATCCGGGCGAGGGCGTCGCCCACGGCGGCCCAGCGGGTGCCACCGAGGTGCACCGGGCCGGTCGGGTTGGCCGAGACGAACTCCAGGTTGAGCCGGCGGCCGGCCAGACGGGTGCTGTGGCCGTACTCCCGGCCGGCCAGGACCACGGTGCGGGCCAGCGCCCCGGCGGCGGCCGAGTCGAGTCGGATGTTCAGGAAGCCCGGCCCGGCGATCTCCACCGAGGCGATCCCGTCGGCCTCGCTGAGGCTGGCGGCCAGCGCGGCGGCCAGCTCACGTGGGGCGGTGCCGACTCGCTTCGCCAGTTGCAACGCCAGGTTCGAGGCGTAGTCGCCGTGGTCGGGGTTGCGTGGGCGCTCGACGGTGACCGCGTCGGGGAGTAAAGATAGATCGAGGTCACGGTCGACGAAGACCGACCGGGCCGCGGCACGGACGAGCTCAGCGAGATTGGCGGGAGTCACCAAAGCATGTTACCGGGGGTAGACTCGTGGCCTTGGCGGCGACCCTCACCTGCTGTGTCCCCGCTGAATGCCCCTTGACCGACCGACCTGACGAGGCACCACACCATGAGCATCAGCACCCAGGGTGGCGACAACCGCAACCCCTCCGTGGTCAGCACCGGCAAGCCGGCGGCCGGCGGCAAGCCAAACGGCAAGACCAGCGGCAAGGCCGGCGGCGGGCGGCCGACCGGTGCGAACCGACCGGGCGGTGGCAAGCCGGGCACAGCCGGCAAGGGCGGCAAGGGCGGCAAGGGCGGCCGTAAACCCGTCAAGCCGGTCAAGGTCACCCAGGAGCGCAACTGGGGTCCGATCGCGCTGATGGTCGGCGTCGGGGTGCTGGCCACCGCGATCATCGGGTACGGGGCCTACGCGGTCTCCCAGGAGGCCCGGTCGTGGCAGGACCGCGCCTCGGACATCACCGACCTGGTCAACTACCGGGAGTCCAACCCGGCGGCGCTGGACCCGATGGCCGGCAAGCAGTCCCACGAGTGGGGCCCGCTGGAGTACGAGATCCAGCCGCCGGTCGGCAGCAGCCACAACCCGAACTGGCAGAACTGTATGGGTGACGTCTACGACGCGCCGATCGCCAGCGAGCACGCCGTGCACAGCATGGAGCACGGCGCGGTCTGGCTCACGTACCAGGAGGGTCTGCCCGCCGACCAGGTCGAGACGCTGGCCAGCAAGATCCGTGGCAACGAGTACACCATGATGAGCCCGTTCGAGGGCCTGGAGTCGACGGTCTCGCTGCAGGCGTGGGGCTACCAGTTGGCTGTCGACGACGTCAACGACCCGCGAATCGACGAGTTCATCCGGGCGCTGCGGCAGAACGCCACCGTCGAGCCGCAGGCCACCTGCTCGGGTGGGATCACCGCCACCGGCACCACTCCGCGTGACCTCGGCGCCCAGGAGCAGCAGATGGACGGCGGCGCCGGGTCGTGACCGCCAGGACGGAGACGGACGCGATGGGCGACACCGAGCCGGGCCGCGTCGACGGGCCGCCGGCGCAGGACCGGCCGGCGGACCAGGCCGGCGGGGATCCGACCGATCCACCGACGCCCGGTGCGACCGAAACCGGCCGGAGCGGCCGGTTCGGCACCGCCTGGCTGGCCGCGGCCGTCGTGGTCGGTCTCCTGCTCGGGTACGCCGCCGGCCTGCTCACCCCTGGGCTGATGCGCCCCGGCGACGCCTCGCCGGAGGCCGGGTTCGCCCGGGACATGTCGACCCACCACGCGCAGGCCGTGGAGATGTCGATGATCGTGCTGGAGCGCAGCGAGAACCCGGCGGTGCGTACCCTCGCCAGCGACATCGCGTTGACCCAACAGGGGCAGATCGGCGTGATGCAGACCTGGCTGCGTGAGTGGGGCCTGGAGCCGACCGGCACTCAGCCCCGGATGGACTGGATGGAGACCACCGGCGAGTGGGCGGTGGTCGACGGTCTGATGCCGGGGATGGCCACCGACGCTCAGCGGGCCGAGCTGCGGGCGGCCACCGGCACCGAGGTGGACCGGCTGTACCTGTCGCTGATGCTCACCCACCACCTGGGCGGCATCCACATGGCCGACGGGGTGCTGGAACTCTCCGACGACGAGAACGTGCGCTGGCTGGCCGAGTCGATGGTGAGCGGCCAGCAGAAGGAGATCGAGCTGATCCGGACCCTGCAGTCCCAGGTCGGCGGCTGACACCGCACCGCCCGACGGCGGGCCCTACGCCTGCCGGCTTCACCCGCCCGTCCCGGCCTTCGCCGGGGCGGGCGGCGTCGTATCTGCTCGCCTCCCGGTGCACCCCGCCGGTTATGTATACCTATATCACGACTTCGCATACTTTGACGGACTCTACCGTCTCAGACGTTTTCTAAGCACATATCGCTACCGTCCTGATACAGCCTCGTTGGTCCTGACGTGGGGGCACTTCTTAGCGATACTCGGAGATCGATCACGAGCTGGTGCCGACGGCACACACTCGGCGGTGACGGCGCGGTGGCGGCCCGCCGTCGCGGATCACCCACCGGTGACGCTGGCGGGCTGACACCGGAGCAGGAACTCGAGCTGATCGACCTGTTGCGGGGCCGATGGCCGGAGGACCACGCGCTGGACGACGAACTGTGGAGCCGGCGTACCGTCGCGACGCTGATCGAACGGCGGTTCGGGCTGACGCTGAGCCCGACCGACGTCGGCCACTACCTGGACGCCTGGGGGCTGGCGCCCCGGCGGCCGGAGGAACGCGCCTGCGGGCTCTGCGTCGACGCGGTCAAGGAGTGGGTGGAGCGGGTCTACCCGACGGTGCTGCGCGCGGCCCGGGAGCACCGGACGGACCTGTGGTGGCTCGGGCGGACCCGGTTGCACGGCACCACCCCGGCTGCCGACGTGCTGTCGGCCGCCTCGGTACGCGGCCAGACCCGGTTCATGATCCTGACCCCGTCGATAGATCCGCCGCTGCCGCGTGAGTTCCTGCTGCGGCTGTGCGGACCGGACCGGCGCGGGGCGCATCTCGTCGTGGACGGCTCCTGGGCCAGCTCCGAACTGCCCCGCCGGCTGCCCCGGAGCATCGTCACGCACCTGCTGCCCAGCTGCGCCCGCCCGGCCCGGTCGGCCTGAGCAACTCCGGCGTCCCGGCCGGCGACCGGACCACCGCGCCGGCCGGGACCGGACACGGCGGATACCGATTCGGCGACCCGGTGCTGGGTTTGCTAATCTTCCTGGGTCGCTGAGCCCCCGTAGCTCAGGGGATAGAGCACCGCCCTCCGGAGGCGGGAGCGCAGGTTCGAATCCTGCCGGGGGCACCCTTCCTGACCTGCACGACAAGGCCGCTGACCAGGGCAATCCCAGTCAGCGGCCTTCATCGTCTGTCCGGCTGTGTCCGGCCGTCACCGGCCCTTGGCGAGCATCTGTGCCGAATACGTGCCGAAGTTCGGCACAGTCTCAGCCGTGGCCCAGCGCCCGTTCGATGCGCTGCCGCAACGCCGCCTCTCCCCCGTCGAGGCACTTGGCGTAGATCCGCAACAGCACCTCAACGGACTGCCCTGCCCACTCGGCGACCTGGGTCGACGGCACTCCCCCGTTGAGCCACGTCGACACGGCCGCGTGCCGCAGGTCGTACGGCGTACGCGCCAGCGGCGTAGCGTGCACCTCCGGCGTGAACACGTCCGCCCTGGCCCACCGCCACACCCGGTTGATCGTGCCCTTGGGCAACTCCTCCTTGTTCCGCTCCGAGACGAACAGCCGGCCGTTGGCACCGAAGCCGAAGTCGTCGATGTGCGCGTTGATGATCGCGGTCAACTCGGGCGGACACGGGACCGTACGGGACTCACCCCGTGCGCGCTGCTTGAGCTGCCGCTGGTCGCGGTTCTTGCCGCTGTCCGTCCACTCCCGCCCGGCGTGCGGCTCCGCCCCGTCGAGAATGAACTCACCCCAACCTTCCTTCGGAATCCGCAGGTTCGACTTGGCCAGCCGCACGGCCTCCTCCGGACGCATAGCGGCGTAGTACAGGCACGCGTAGAACGCCACCATGCGCGGGCCGATACGCCCCTGCTCCCGGACAGATTCGAGCAGGGTCCGCGCTTGAACAGGATTCGCCACCGACCGCTTGTCGACCGTCGTCACGACCTTCGGCGGTCTCCATTTGAGCTGAGGCAACGGGTTCGCTTCCAGCAATCCACTTTCCACGGCGTACTCAAGGACGGTGTTGAAAATCTTCCGCCGACGGCTGACCACGCTCGGCGCAGCCGGCTTCCCGTCGAGCCGCACGGTCAGCCCATCGAGTATCGGGCGTAGGACTTCCGCACGACTCAGACTTTCCACGTCACGCGTGTTCCGCTTCACCCAGTCAAGCGTCTGGCGGACAGCGTCCGGGGTGTCCTCGGCACCCCTACGCGCCGTGTTGAACGCCCAGCGGGTCAGCGCACGACGCAACAGCGGCCCGTCGGGCCGACCCTTGGTGCCGCTGAGCATCAGCACGGTGAGCGCGGCCAGCGCCTCGGCATGGGTGCGCCTGGTCGTCGCGGCCACGTGAAGCCACTTCATGTCAGCGAATGAACAGGCCAACTGGTACCACGACATGGTTTCCGTCTGGCGACGCATCGACACCGGGCGACCGGATTCGACATCGAATGCTTCACCCTTCCTCGCTGCCGAAACCAGTTCAGACCGATAGCTTTCCGCAAGAGCCTTGGTTTTGAACGGCTCCTTACGCGGCTGCCCGGCGACCCTCCATCGAACCCAGTAGGTACGGCCACGCTTTCCCTCGTAGATTTCGGTCGACCAGACCCGAACATCGTAGGTGATGCTCACGCGGCCTCCTCGTACAACGATTCCAACCACATCTCGTAGTCGCGCCGTTCGATTCTGATTTCACCGTTCGGCAGCTTGCGGCAGGGCGGCGTTCGCCGCTTCGCTCGCCAGTCGTAGAAGGTGGACCTTGAGATACCGAGTTCTTCGCATACGTCAGCGACCGTCAAATGCCGCCGGGATGTCCTGCTCTTCAAGGGGGCCTGCCTTGCGTTCTTCACACTTCTCCAGGGGTGGCTCTGAAGCGATCATCGATGGCGTGAACCCTGGCCTGCCGACCGACCGTGGCGGTGGTTGGCAGGTCGAGGTCTCGGCCGGTGCCTGCGACGGCGGGCAGGTCCGTCCGGCGTGGCGTTCAGCCGTGGACAGAACTGACAGAACTGACAGAACCTCGGTCAGCGGGGGGTTGTGTCAGTTGTGTCAGTTCTGTCCGAGGGGTTCGGCGGTCCGCCGGACGGGGTGGGCCTCGGTTGCTGCCGGCCGTCGGCCGGGGCGTCGGGCACCCCGTTCGGTCGTGGACACAACTGACAGAACTGACAGAACCTCGGTCGGCAGGGGGTTGTGTCAGTTGTGTCAGTTCTGTCCGGGGCATCAGGCGGTCCGCCGGACGGCGTCCGGTAGGGCGTGGACGGTGGCGGCGGGTTGCCCGTGCACGTCGGGGTGGACCAGGAAGGACGGCGACGGGGGTCGGCCACCGGCCCGCGTGCGGGGTTGCTCAAGCTGGCGGATGTAACCGTGCGTTTCGAGTAGGGACAGGGCGGGGTCGAGGTCGGCG is a window from the Solwaraspora sp. WMMD792 genome containing:
- a CDS encoding DUF3105 domain-containing protein; translated protein: MSISTQGGDNRNPSVVSTGKPAAGGKPNGKTSGKAGGGRPTGANRPGGGKPGTAGKGGKGGKGGRKPVKPVKVTQERNWGPIALMVGVGVLATAIIGYGAYAVSQEARSWQDRASDITDLVNYRESNPAALDPMAGKQSHEWGPLEYEIQPPVGSSHNPNWQNCMGDVYDAPIASEHAVHSMEHGAVWLTYQEGLPADQVETLASKIRGNEYTMMSPFEGLESTVSLQAWGYQLAVDDVNDPRIDEFIRALRQNATVEPQATCSGGITATGTTPRDLGAQEQQMDGGAGS
- the lysA gene encoding diaminopimelate decarboxylase; amino-acid sequence: MRAHEAGALHGDLGSRGPGWLRTPDDVNSLLPQLWPRTVTRADAGALTVGGRDVRELAAEYGTPAYLLDEEDLRARCRDFRAAFAGQDVYYAGKAFLCRAVVRIIAEEGLHLDVCTGGELAVALSAGMPPERIGFHGNNKSLAELTRALDAGVGRIIVDSFDEIDRLTTLARDRQIRPKVLVRVTVGVEAHTHEFIATAHEDQKFGFSLAGGAAFEAAARILDEGVLELRGLHSHIGSQIFDTSGFEVSARRVLALQAQIRDARGVELPELDLGGGFGIAYTTQDDPAPAHDLAKRMNKIVDSECEALRLAVPHLSVEPGRAIIGPAVFTLYQVGTVKDVDGIRSYVSVDGGMSDNIRTALYDASYSATVASRASTAAPILARVVGKHCESGDIVVKDEFLPADVQPGDLLAVPGTGAYCRSMASNYNHVPRPPVIAVRDGAARVIVRRETEADLLALDVG
- a CDS encoding integrase — translated: MSITYDVRVWSTEIYEGKRGRTYWVRWRVAGQPRKEPFKTKALAESYRSELVSAARKGEAFDVESGRPVSMRRQTETMSWYQLACSFADMKWLHVAATTRRTHAEALAALTVLMLSGTKGRPDGPLLRRALTRWAFNTARRGAEDTPDAVRQTLDWVKRNTRDVESLSRAEVLRPILDGLTVRLDGKPAAPSVVSRRRKIFNTVLEYAVESGLLEANPLPQLKWRPPKVVTTVDKRSVANPVQARTLLESVREQGRIGPRMVAFYACLYYAAMRPEEAVRLAKSNLRIPKEGWGEFILDGAEPHAGREWTDSGKNRDQRQLKQRARGESRTVPCPPELTAIINAHIDDFGFGANGRLFVSERNKEELPKGTINRVWRWARADVFTPEVHATPLARTPYDLRHAAVSTWLNGGVPSTQVAEWAGQSVEVLLRIYAKCLDGGEAALRQRIERALGHG
- a CDS encoding helix-turn-helix domain-containing protein; the protein is MKNARQAPLKSRTSRRHLTVADVCEELGISRSTFYDWRAKRRTPPCRKLPNGEIRIERRDYEMWLESLYEEAA
- the argS gene encoding arginine--tRNA ligase; the encoded protein is MTPANLAELVRAAARSVFVDRDLDLSLLPDAVTVERPRNPDHGDYASNLALQLAKRVGTAPRELAAALAASLSEADGIASVEIAGPGFLNIRLDSAAAGALARTVVLAGREYGHSTRLAGRRLNLEFVSANPTGPVHLGGTRWAAVGDALARILRATGADVGTEYYFNDAGSQIDRFAKSLLAAARGEAAPEDGYGGAYIADIAGAVAAKHPEVRDLDDDAARELFRVEGVALMFDEIKASLAGFGVHFDTYFNEKDLHARGELELALTRLGEQGRTYQRDGATWLRSTDFGDDKDRVLRKSNGEWTYFAADCAYYLDKRERGFDQVVIMLGADHHGYIGRLRAMAACFGDDPDQTLEILIGQLVSLVREGTPVRMSKRAGTVVTLEDLVEAIGVDAARYALARYSSDSPIDIDVERWTRAKNDNPVFYVQYVAARTASVARNAAEVGLQRGAPDDFRPELLDHEKENELLKALGEFPAVVASAAELREPHRIARYLEELAGAYHRFYDKCRIMPLGDEEITDRHRARLWLNDATRTVIANGLDLLGVSAPERM
- a CDS encoding winged helix-turn-helix domain-containing protein, which produces MGALLSDTRRSITSWCRRHTLGGDGAVAARRRGSPTGDAGGLTPEQELELIDLLRGRWPEDHALDDELWSRRTVATLIERRFGLTLSPTDVGHYLDAWGLAPRRPEERACGLCVDAVKEWVERVYPTVLRAAREHRTDLWWLGRTRLHGTTPAADVLSAASVRGQTRFMILTPSIDPPLPREFLLRLCGPDRRGAHLVVDGSWASSELPRRLPRSIVTHLLPSCARPARSA
- a CDS encoding DUF305 domain-containing protein, with amino-acid sequence MTARTETDAMGDTEPGRVDGPPAQDRPADQAGGDPTDPPTPGATETGRSGRFGTAWLAAAVVVGLLLGYAAGLLTPGLMRPGDASPEAGFARDMSTHHAQAVEMSMIVLERSENPAVRTLASDIALTQQGQIGVMQTWLREWGLEPTGTQPRMDWMETTGEWAVVDGLMPGMATDAQRAELRAATGTEVDRLYLSLMLTHHLGGIHMADGVLELSDDENVRWLAESMVSGQQKEIELIRTLQSQVGG